Proteins encoded within one genomic window of Rhinolophus sinicus isolate RSC01 linkage group LG05, ASM3656204v1, whole genome shotgun sequence:
- the EIF2B4 gene encoding translation initiation factor eIF2B subunit delta isoform X7 has product MVRLGLQYSQGLVSGSNARCIALLRALQQVIQDYTTPPNEELSRDLVNKLKPYFSFLTQCRPLSASMYNAIKFLNKEITGVSSSKREEEAKSELRSAIDRYVQEKIVLAAQAISRSAYKKISNGDVILVYGCSSLVSRILQEAWAEGRRFRVVVVDSRPRLEGRHMLRSLVRAGVPASYLLIPAASYVLPEVSKVLLGAHALLANGSVMSRVGTAQLALVARAHNVPVLVCCETYKFCERVQTDAFVSNELDDPDDLLCERGEHVALADWQNHPSLRLLNLVYDVTPPELVDLVITELGMIPCSSVPVVLRVKSSDQ; this is encoded by the exons ATGGTGCGACTCGGCCTGCAGTACTCCCAGGGCCTGGTCAGTGGCTCCAATGCCCGGTGCATTGCCCTGCTTCGTGCTTTGCAGCAG GTAATTCAGGATTACACAACACCCCCCAATGAAGAACTCTCAAGGGACCTAGTGAATAAACTAAAGCCCTACTTCAG CTTCCTGACTCAGTGCCGTCCCCTGTCGGCGAGCATGTACAATGCCATCAAGTTCCTTAACAAGGAGATCACGGGTGTGAGCAGCTCCAAGCGGGAAGAGGAG GCCAAGTCAGAACTTCGATCAGCCATTGATCGGTATGTGCAAGAGAAGATTGTGCTTGCAGCTCAGGCAATTTCACGCTCTGCTTATAAGAAGATCAGTAACGGAGATGTGATCCTGGTATATGGATG CTCATCTCTGGTATCACGAATTCTTCAGGAGGCTTGGGCTGAGGGCCGGCGATTTCGGGTGGTAGTGGTGGACAGCCGGCCACGGCTGGAGGGAAGGCACATGCTACGTTCTCTAGTCCGTGCTGGGGTCCCTGCCTCCTACCTGTTGATTCCTGCAGCCTCCTATGTGCTCCCAGAG GTTTCTAAGGTGCTATTGGGAGCTCATGCACTCCTGGCCAATGGGTCTGTGATGTCACGGGTAGGGACAGCACAGCTGGCCCTTGTGGCACGCGCCCATAATGTACCAGTGCTGGTCTGCTGTGAAACATACAAGTTCTGTGAGCGTGTGCAAACTGATGCCTTTGTTTCTAATGAGCTAG ATGACCCTGACGACCTGCTGTGTGAGCGAGGAGAACACGTGGCCCTTGCTGACTGGCAGAACCACCCGTCCCTACGGTTGTTGAATCTGGTCTATGATGTGACTCCCCCAGAGCTCGTGGATCTGGTGATCACAGAACTGGGGATGATCCCGTGCAGTTCTGTACCTGTCGTCTTACGAGTCAAAAGTAGTGACCAGTGA